GGACTTCCACTAGTCCTACGTTATTTACGTCTCCTGTAAGGGCGAACACCTTAGTTCCTTTGCTTTTCTCCGTACCCACGCTTGCAAACCAATGAGCGCCATGGCGGATGATAAGGGGAACGTTGGCAAATGTCTCAACATTGTTCAGGATGGATGGTTTCTGCCAGAGACCAGAAACGGCGGGAAAAGGTGGACGCGGTCTTGGCATGCCCCTTTTCCCTTCGATGGAAGTCATAAGGGCCGTCTCCTCACCACAAACAAATGCACCTGCCCCTTGATAGATCTCTATATCGAATTCAAATCCGGTTCCTAAGATGTCTTTACCTAAAAGACCAAGTTCCTTGGCCTGGGTAATGGCTATATTTAGACGATGGATGGCGAGGGGATATTCAGCACGACAGTATATATATCCCTGTTTGGAACCAATGGCTTTTGCCGCAATTATCATTCCTTCAAGAACAGCATGAGGATCTGCCTCAAGAATAGAGCGATCCATGAAAGCCCCAGGATCACCTTCGTCTGCGTTACATATGACGTATTTTATATCGCCTGGCGATGAAGCACAGAACTTCCACTTCAGACCCGTTGGGAAGCCTGCTCCTCCCCGGCCCCTGAGACCGGAAGCGGTAATTTCACTTATTATTTCTTCAGGGGTCATATCAGTAAGTGCTTTCGCGAGTGCCAGATAACCATCTCGCGCTATGTATTCTTCGATATTTTCAGGATCGATTAGACCTCTATTTCTTAGTACACGCAGTTCTTGAAGGGCAAAGAAAGGGATGTCACGCATTCTAGGTATAACTTCCTCTGTAGATGGTTCTTTATATAGGAGTCTTTCAAGAACCCGTCCTTTAAGGAAGTGTTCCTCCACCAGTTCAGGGATATCTTCGGGTTTAACCGTCATGTACACAATACCCTCGGGATAAACCACCAAGATGGGACCCATTGCGCAAAAACCGTTGCAACCAGTTTCAACGACTTTGATTTCTCTGGTGAGGTTTTTCCTTTCGAGTTCTTCGATCAACTTTTCTCTGATCTTGATGCTACCTGACGCATGACAACCTGTACCACCACATACAAGCACATGGGAACGAAACACTCTCATTTTTGATTTTGACCTCCTTTGCTATTTTTCCGTCTCTGTCCCTCTTGCCAGTGCAAAGGGTGTCTGAATCTCACCCCCCAAGATGTGTCTTCTGAATACCTGCCGCATTTTGTTCGCATTCATAAGTTCGTATTTAATGGGTTCTTGACCGCGAATCTCCACAGTAACAATTGGTTCACGACTGCAAAGACCTATACATCCCGAGGTTGTAACAATAATATCCGTTGCCCCTGCCTCCTCAATTTCCTGCATAAGTGTATCAAGTACTGTTTTTGCCCCTGCTGCAAGTCCACATGTTCCCATATGGACGGTGATCTTCACTCGTTTGCCATCTTCTCGGAGGGAGGTTTGGGCCTGTATCTTTTCTTTTATCTTTTTCAAATCTTCAATGGTTATTTTAGCCATGGCGTTACCTTTCTTTTCTTTACGAATATTGGCTTAGTATGTCTTTTACTTTTGCGGGTTTTACGCGGCCGTGCACGTCTTTGTCCACCAATATAACAGGGCCTAGACCACAGGCTCCGAGACAACGCACCGTTTCAAAGGTGAATTTTCTGTCGGGCGTTGTTTCTCCTTCTTTGATTCCGTATGTTTTTTCTATGGTTTCGGCAATTGCTCTGCCTCCTCTAACATAGCAGGCCGTGCCGAGACACACCCTCACAGTGTGACGCCCTCTAGGGGTTGTGGTGAAAAATGAATAGAATGTAACCACTCCATAAACACGGCTGGGAGGTAACTTCAGTTCTTTTGCGATTACCCTTTGAACCGAAACGGGGAGATATTCTAAAGCTCCCTGTGCTTCTTCAAGCAAGGGTATAAGCCCACCTGGCTTACCTTTGTATTTTTCTATAATTTCTTTTAGCTTGAGTACCTGATCTTCCGTAAATTCGCCGAGTAGTTCCTGATATCCGTTTTTCATGTGGTGCCCTCCTCACTGACATATGAGACCCTATTCAGGTTTCTGCCCCGATTTTTCGCAGCCCTTCGTAAACACACTTTCTTATAAATGTCAACACTTCAGTCCTGTTTATGGGAATGTCATCCAGTATTTTTCTTATTTCTTTTGTGCTGAACGAAAAGCGTTCATCATCGCATATGTGTTCGTATTCGATGTCCATCTCAGGGTTTCCGGCTACGATGGCCATTATGACACCGGCCATATCTCCCATGGGTTGACGATCTATGTGGCTTTTTTGAAAGGAGAACTTCAGTTTTGTTCCCACATTTGGTGATGAAAATATCTCTAGAGTTCCTCCTGTCTGTTCTGTCGCTTGATTTATCATTGCCAGACCTAGACCGAATCTCCTCTCTTGCTTGGTGGTAAAAAAGGGATCTAGCGCTTCCTTTAGTGTATTCTCGTCCATGCCTCTTCCGTCGTCTTCAATCTCAACCTGTATGATGTCTCTTTTAGTGTTTTCCTCAACCTTTATGCGAAGATTTTTTGCTCCTGCTCTTGCGGAATTTTCTGCGAGATCTAGGATATGGAGGGCTATCTCCTGCACTAATAATCTTCCTCCACGTATCTGCCTTTTTTATTTTGTAGCGCCTTTGCTATCTCGTTGAATGTGGCTTTTTTAACATTGATGACTGTCGAATGCTTTCCTATGTCTTTTAGATAATGAGCGTCCGATGATTCTATAAGAGGAAAATGGTTTAACTCTGGATATTTTTGGCGAAAGCTTTTTCGGTTGCCTCCTGTAATCTCCAAGGCGTCAAAGTTCATTGTTTCGTCTATAAAACCTAGTTGTCCTATCACTCCAAACGCCTGTCGGTCCACATGGGAGGCGATTGCAAGACCTTTGAGGTGATGTATCATATTCACAACGTCTTGTAGTGAGAGGGTTGTGGCGCCGAGGAGAAATCTATCATTTATCTTTTCCACAAAATCTTTTTCGTTAACCACCGCTTGGCATCCGAATAGTTCCTCGTTGTTTTGTCCTGGCAGATGATCATATATGTACCTTTGGAAGGTTTGAAGTTGATAGATGGATTTGAATATCCCTAAGACGTGAACTTCCTCTTTTGTAGTCACCTCGATACCTGGCAGAATAAGGATACTTTCCCCTTTTGCGGCTTTCTGAACGTACTTTACGTTTTCTGATGCGTTATGGTCGCATATGGCAATGACATTGAGACTTTTTTCAATGGCTTTTTTAACAATTGCCCGGGGGGTCATGGAGAGGTCCGCACATGGGGACAAACAGGTATGAATATGAAAATCACATAGGAGACGATCGAGCATATTAAAGAATAATGCCGGTGATTTAATGTCCCAGTAACTTATAAAGTTTGCCGCCAAGCTCGAACGCGGACAAACTGGACGTCAAAATGGGTATGCCCTCTTTTTCGGCTTTTTCTATGGTTTCCCTTGTGGGTTCTAACCCATTGCAAATAACAATGGCAGTATGATCTTTGAGTGACGCTACAGCCACAATGTTCTGGTGCGTCTGACATGTTATCCATAAATCGCCTTCCTTGCTTGTTGCCATTACATTGCTCAAAAGGTCGCCGATATGACCTCCTTTTACAACGCTATTTCCTTTTTCCTTTCCACATCGGAACTGAAGATCCAGTTCTTTTGCAATAGTTTCAAGAGTTTTCATGTTTTTCCACTGCCTTTTAAACTAAATTTATTACCATTTTTAATCTGGTTCCCCGTCCGTATTCGGATTTTATTCTGAAGAAATTAGAATAATTCTGTATGTTTGGCAGTCCCATACCCGCGCCGAACCCCATTTCGCGGATTTTATCCGTTGCCGTGGAGTAACCTTCCTGCATGGCGAGTTCAATATCAGCGATACCTGGTCCTTCATCTTGGGCTTCTATTATTATTGAGTCTGGCATGACCTTTATGTTGATTGTGCCAATATATGCATAAGAGACGATGTTTATTTCTGATTCGTAGGTAACAAGTACCGCTCTCCGGACTATTTCAGGGGGGAGATTGAATTTTTTTAAGATATTTTTGACTTTACCAGCTACTTGTCCTGCTTTGTCGAAATTACCTCCCTCAACTGTGAAAGTCTGGTCAAGAATGACCGTTCCGGAATTTTGATTGTTCATTTTATTCAACTTTCTGGATACAACCGACTATGCCTCTGGTATAAAGACGTCCGCAAGATTCGAAGAGGATATACTTCGTGGCGAGTAGTGGAATATGGAGTTCTTCTGCCAGCCTTATCGTTTCAATTGGTGGTCTTTTTCCGCGAACAAATATTATCGCGGCGATATCCATAACATCTGCGGTTCTTACAACCTGAGGGTTTGTCAGCCCTGTGAGAAGCATACTACCTGGTTTGGCAAACGCAAGTACATCGCTCATTAAATCAGCGCCAAATCCAGTGGAAACTTCTTTCTCTAATTGATCGTGGCCGACGAGAACATCAGCCTCTAGTATTTCTTTTACGTCGCGAAGGGTTAGCACTTTACCTTTCTGTTTCGGTGGACTTGATGGTAAGGGTTACCATAGGAGTGCGACTCTGTCAATTGTAATGTATACGACAGGTTGTTAATTGATGATGCTAAAACGAACTTTCTTCTTCCGGCAGGTATTTTCCCATTTCAGGAGGTACGCTGATAGGGTATTTCCCTGTAAAGCAGGCAAGGCAAAATCCTTTTGGATCAAGTGTTGTCGCCTTAAGCATACCTCTCAAACTCAGGTAGTATAGAGAATCGAGACCAATGTATCTTGCAATTTCTTTGGTGTCTTTCTCCGCAGCTATTAGCTCGCTTCTGGAGGAAAAATCTATCCCGTAGGGGCAGGGGAAGCGTGTTGGTGGACAACTGACAGCCATGTGTATCTCTCTCACTCCTATGCTTCTTAGATGTTCCACTCTGCTTTTGCTTGTGGTGCCTCTCACTATAGAATCATCGATAATGAGTATTTTTTTGCCCTTTAAAATGGATTTAACCGGATTAAGTTTAATCTTTGTGTCGATATCACGGATCCGCTGCGATGGTTGGATAAAAGTCCTACCTACGTAGTGGTTTCTTATCATACCCATTTCAAATGGTATATGACTCTCTTCGGTATAGCCGAGTGCTGCATAAGTCCCTGAATCAGGGAACGGCATGACTAGATCAACGTCTGGACGGTATTCCTGGGCCAGATACTTCCCCAGGTTTTTTCTAACGTTGTAGACGTTTACTTCGAATATTGTGCTATCCGGACGGGCAAAATAGATCAGTTCGAATATGCAAAACGAACGTCCCTTTTCTTTAAATGGTTTGAGGCTATTCAATCCTGAAGAATCAATGATGATAATTTCTCCCGGTTCCACATCCCGCACGTACGTCGCACCAATAAGGTCAAGCGCACAAGTTTCAGAAGCTACTATCCAGCCGCCATGGAGTTTCCCTAAACATAGTGGGCGAAAACCCCTAGGATCACGAATGGCAAACAGTTTATCCTCTGTGAGTAAAGTGATACTATATGCTCCCCTTATCTCTTCAAGGGCTTTGATAAGCGCTTCCTCTAATTCATTTCTCAAATTGTGAACCATTAGGTGGAAAATGATTTCGCTATCCACAGTGGACTGGAAAATGGACCCCTTTCTTTCCAGTTTTTTTCGTAGTTTTTTGGCGTTTACGATGTTTCCATTATGAGCCAGGGCGAGGGATTGGTTTCTGTGATGTATTACGATTGGTTGTGCGTTCGCGAGAACTGATAGACCTGCTGTTGAGTAACGGGTATGTCCAATGGCTATGTGGCCGTGTAATTTACAGAGGATTTCTTCATTAAAAACTTCGGATACAAGTCCCATACCTTTGTGGGAAGCTATCCGTTTCCCGTCTGCCACCGCAATGCCTGCACTTTCCTGACCACGGTGTTGAAGGGCAAATAATCCGAGCATGGCTAGGCGTGCTGAGTCTAAAGGTCCGTATACACCCACTATTCCACATTCTTCCCGTGGTTTATTAGGGCTGTGGAAACTCTCAACTCTTATCATTGCTATCTGAGTGTGTGTGATATTACATATGAGTTATTAATTTGTAATATTCCTGAAGCGACTTTACGTTCCATTTTTTGTGTCTCAATGCGGAAAGTGCTTCCGTTAAAGCCCATGCACCAGCTATGGTTGTGAAGTAAGGAATGTTATACATAAGTGCGCTTCGGCGGATGTGGTAGCCATCGAGTGATGACTTTCGTCCCATCCCTGTGTTAATGACTAGATGTATGTCTCCGTTTTTAATGTGATCTACAACATGAGGACGACCTTCACTTATTTTGGGGATAATTCCAACCTTTATCCTATGTTCACGAAGTACCTGCCCTGTTCCCCGCGTAGCCAAGATGGAATAACCCATTTTTCTAAGTTTTTTAGCTATGGGTACGATTTTAGTTTTGTGAGAGTCGTGTACGCTAATGAACACCGTTCCACGAAGGGGGAGGTTCATGCCTGTTGCCATCTGTGATTTGGCGAAAGCTATACCAAAGTCGCTTCCTATCCCCATGACTTCCCCTGTTGATTTCATCTCCGGACCTAGTAGTACATCTACGTTTGGGAATCTTTTAAATGGGAAAACAGCTTCTTTAACGGAAATGTGTTTTGGCCATACTGTTTTTGTAAAACGGAGTTCCTCAAGGGATTTCCCCAGCATGATCTTTGTGGCGATCTTCGCAAGAGGTATACCAGTAGCCTTACTGACAAATGGTACCGTCCGCGAGGCCCGGGGATTCACTTCGAGTACATAAACATCGCCGTTTTTAATGGCGTATTGAACGTTCATAAGGCCGATTACATTCAGTTCTTTCGCAATGAGTTTCGTTTGCCTTTCGATTTCAGCAATTATTTCGCGAGGTATAGTTATGGGTGGTAGAACGCAAGCACTGTCTCCGGAATGGATACCTGCTGCCTCGATATGTTCCATAATGCCGCCAATTACTGTGACTTTTCCATCACTAATCGCATCCACGTCAACTTCAATTGCATCTTCGAGAAATTTATCTATGAGGACGGGACTGCCTGGCGAGACAGTGATTGCTCTCTCCATGAATGTGGTAAGTGTATGAGGATCGTATATGATATCCATCGATCGTCCACCCAGTACGTAAGATGGCCTTACCAGAACAGGGTACCCTATTTTTTTGGCAACTTTCAGTGCGGAATCCACATCGTTAACTGCGTCACTATCCGGCTGTTTGAGCTTAAGTTTTTGGACTATTTCCCTAAAAAGTTCCCTATTTTCCGCACGATCGATACTTTCTGGCGATGTTCCAAGAATTCTGATATCCCGGAGAGCAAGACCTTTGGCGAGATTAAGTGGTGTCTGACCACCGAATTGTACAATGACTCCCAGAGGATTTTCTTTCATAACGATGTGAATAACATCCTCCAATGTGAGAGGTTCGAAGAATAACCTGTCGGATATGTCGTAGTCTGTACTTACTGTTTCCGGGTTGGAGTTTACCATTATACTTTCAATTCCTTCTTCTCTTAGGGCAAGTGATGCGTGAACGCAACAGTAATCGAATTCAATACCCTGACCTATTCGATTTGGTCCACCACCAATAATGAGCACCTTTGGTTTTGTTGATGGGATGATTTCGTCTTCCATTTCGTAGGTAGAGTAGTAATAAGGGGTGACTGCTTCGAATTCGGCCGCACAGGTATCCACCTGTTTGTAGACTGGAACGATGTTTTCCCTTATGCGCATTGATTGGATTTCCGTTTCAGATTTCTTCCAGAGCTCACCGATCCTCTTGTCGGAAAATCCCATTTTCTTTGCTTCTCTAAGTGCTGTTGCCGAAGGTTCAACTTTTTCAAAGTTTCTTTCTGCCACCACCAGTTCTCTAATTTGGTACAGGAACCAGGGGTCTATTCCGGTTAGCAATGAAATTTCCTCAATTCCCATACCCAAGTTTATAGCTTCCGCTACATAAAAGATGCGCATGGAATTAGGGGTACGGAGTTTGTTTATGAGGAATTCTTTAGTGAACGATGGTTGAGATGGGAGGTTTAGGAGTATATCGAATTTACCTATTTCAAGAGATCTTATTGCTTTTTGCAGGGCTTCCTTGAAGGTTCTCCCAATGGCCATGGTTTCTCCGACTGATTTCATAGAAGTTGTGATCACGTCTTCAGTTTCGGGGAATTTTTCAAACGTCCACCGAGGGATTTTTACCACACAGTAGTCTATGGTTGGCTCAAATGAAGCCTTTGTTTTTTTTGTAATATCGTTTGTGATTTCGTCTAGGGTATAGCCTACGGCCAATTTGGCGGCTATTTTGGCGATGGGATAACCTGTAGCCTTCGATGCAAGAGCTGATGAGCGTGAAACCCGAGGGTTCATCTCGATAACCATCATTTCTCCCGTTTTGGGATTAATGGCAAACTGGACATTAGAACCTCCTGTGTCCACACCGATTTCCCTCATAATAGAGATGGCGGCGTTCCTCATTTTTTGGTATTCCACATCTGTTAGTGTTTGGGCTGGTGCAACAGTTATGGAGTCACCAGTGTGAACACCCATAGGATCTATGTTTTCAATGGAACAAATAACAACTACGTTGTCTG
The genomic region above belongs to Syntrophales bacterium and contains:
- a CDS encoding (2Fe-2S) ferredoxin domain-containing protein, giving the protein MAKITIEDLKKIKEKIQAQTSLREDGKRVKITVHMGTCGLAAGAKTVLDTLMQEIEEAGATDIIVTTSGCIGLCSREPIVTVEIRGQEPIKYELMNANKMRQVFRRHILGGEIQTPFALARGTETEK
- a CDS encoding NAD(P)H-dependent oxidoreductase subunit E encodes the protein MKNGYQELLGEFTEDQVLKLKEIIEKYKGKPGGLIPLLEEAQGALEYLPVSVQRVIAKELKLPPSRVYGVVTFYSFFTTTPRGRHTVRVCLGTACYVRGGRAIAETIEKTYGIKEGETTPDRKFTFETVRCLGACGLGPVILVDKDVHGRVKPAKVKDILSQYS
- a CDS encoding PHP domain-containing protein, which produces MLDRLLCDFHIHTCLSPCADLSMTPRAIVKKAIEKSLNVIAICDHNASENVKYVQKAAKGESILILPGIEVTTKEEVHVLGIFKSIYQLQTFQRYIYDHLPGQNNEELFGCQAVVNEKDFVEKINDRFLLGATTLSLQDVVNMIHHLKGLAIASHVDRQAFGVIGQLGFIDETMNFDALEITGGNRKSFRQKYPELNHFPLIESSDAHYLKDIGKHSTVINVKKATFNEIAKALQNKKGRYVEEDY
- a CDS encoding ATP-binding protein, which produces MQEIALHILDLAENSARAGAKNLRIKVEENTKRDIIQVEIEDDGRGMDENTLKEALDPFFTTKQERRFGLGLAMINQATEQTGGTLEIFSSPNVGTKLKFSFQKSHIDRQPMGDMAGVIMAIVAGNPEMDIEYEHICDDERFSFSTKEIRKILDDIPINRTEVLTFIRKCVYEGLRKIGAET
- a CDS encoding DRTGG domain-containing protein encodes the protein MKTLETIAKELDLQFRCGKEKGNSVVKGGHIGDLLSNVMATSKEGDLWITCQTHQNIVAVASLKDHTAIVICNGLEPTRETIEKAEKEGIPILTSSLSAFELGGKLYKLLGH
- the purF gene encoding amidophosphoribosyltransferase; protein product: MIRVESFHSPNKPREECGIVGVYGPLDSARLAMLGLFALQHRGQESAGIAVADGKRIASHKGMGLVSEVFNEEILCKLHGHIAIGHTRYSTAGLSVLANAQPIVIHHRNQSLALAHNGNIVNAKKLRKKLERKGSIFQSTVDSEIIFHLMVHNLRNELEEALIKALEEIRGAYSITLLTEDKLFAIRDPRGFRPLCLGKLHGGWIVASETCALDLIGATYVRDVEPGEIIIIDSSGLNSLKPFKEKGRSFCIFELIYFARPDSTIFEVNVYNVRKNLGKYLAQEYRPDVDLVMPFPDSGTYAALGYTEESHIPFEMGMIRNHYVGRTFIQPSQRIRDIDTKIKLNPVKSILKGKKILIIDDSIVRGTTSKSRVEHLRSIGVREIHMAVSCPPTRFPCPYGIDFSSRSELIAAEKDTKEIARYIGLDSLYYLSLRGMLKATTLDPKGFCLACFTGKYPISVPPEMGKYLPEEESSF
- the carB gene encoding carbamoyl-phosphate synthase large subunit, with amino-acid sequence MPKRNDLKKILIIGSGPIVIGQACEFDYSGTQACKALKEEGYEVILINSNPATIMTDPQMADRTYIEPITPEVLEKIIKREHPDAILSTVGGQTGLNTAVALAENGILEKYGVQLIGASLQAIRKAESRRLFRESMEAIGLKVPQSKIVKDISEVKSLLTEMKFPLILRSSFTLGGTGSAIVYNVEELLDAAKVALEASMSGEIVVEESLVGWKEYELELMRDRADNVVVICSIENIDPMGVHTGDSITVAPAQTLTDVEYQKMRNAAISIMREIGVDTGGSNVQFAINPKTGEMMVIEMNPRVSRSSALASKATGYPIAKIAAKLAVGYTLDEITNDITKKTKASFEPTIDYCVVKIPRWTFEKFPETEDVITTSMKSVGETMAIGRTFKEALQKAIRSLEIGKFDILLNLPSQPSFTKEFLINKLRTPNSMRIFYVAEAINLGMGIEEISLLTGIDPWFLYQIRELVVAERNFEKVEPSATALREAKKMGFSDKRIGELWKKSETEIQSMRIRENIVPVYKQVDTCAAEFEAVTPYYYSTYEMEDEIIPSTKPKVLIIGGGPNRIGQGIEFDYCCVHASLALREEGIESIMVNSNPETVSTDYDISDRLFFEPLTLEDVIHIVMKENPLGVIVQFGGQTPLNLAKGLALRDIRILGTSPESIDRAENRELFREIVQKLKLKQPDSDAVNDVDSALKVAKKIGYPVLVRPSYVLGGRSMDIIYDPHTLTTFMERAITVSPGSPVLIDKFLEDAIEVDVDAISDGKVTVIGGIMEHIEAAGIHSGDSACVLPPITIPREIIAEIERQTKLIAKELNVIGLMNVQYAIKNGDVYVLEVNPRASRTVPFVSKATGIPLAKIATKIMLGKSLEELRFTKTVWPKHISVKEAVFPFKRFPNVDVLLGPEMKSTGEVMGIGSDFGIAFAKSQMATGMNLPLRGTVFISVHDSHKTKIVPIAKKLRKMGYSILATRGTGQVLREHRIKVGIIPKISEGRPHVVDHIKNGDIHLVINTGMGRKSSLDGYHIRRSALMYNIPYFTTIAGAWALTEALSALRHKKWNVKSLQEYYKLITHM
- a CDS encoding DRTGG domain-containing protein, with product MLTLRDVKEILEADVLVGHDQLEKEVSTGFGADLMSDVLAFAKPGSMLLTGLTNPQVVRTADVMDIAAIIFVRGKRPPIETIRLAEELHIPLLATKYILFESCGRLYTRGIVGCIQKVE